CCACTGTTATTGCTGTTGGTCCAGGTATCACCAATACCACTACTGGTCAAGTTATTCCAGTTTCTGTCAAGGCCGGTGATAAAGTTTTATTACCTTCATTCGGTGGTAACCCAGTTAAAGTcggtgaagaagaatactTGTTGTACACCGACAAAGAAATTTTGGCCAagattgaagaaaattagATTGagctaaaaaaaagaatctGAGAGATATTGGCATATATAAGATAAGTCattcttgtaaataatgaaaaaaaaaatataagaCTTATATTTATTACCTGTTTATACTTGTAGATCTGTGCACGTGACCTCTGTCTTGGGTTGAGTGGAATAACCAAGAATTAGTAAATcagaaattaatgaaaatgacaAGCAAATGTTATTATGTGTGTGTTGTGCGAAGCAAAAAGGAATCAAATTTGAGAGGAATCCCTAAtcagcaaaaaaaaaaataacttaagaaagaaaatcGTGTAGTTCTTGCTCTTGTTGATTAAAATACAAAACCTACTTTGatagaatcaatttatcttAACTTGTCTAATATATTGTATACCTTCACCTCATCTATTTATTCCAagttaaatttattttcatgtCGAACAAACAATCTAACCAACGTTTTGCCCAATTCAAACTTGTGCTTTTAGGAGAAAGTGCAGTTGGTAAATCATCTATCGTACACCGTTTTGTCAAGAACACATTTGATGATATGAGAGAATCGACTATAGGTGCAGCATTTTTAACACAAACAATAACTATACCGGAATCCGAGACGACgattaaatttgaaatatggGATACTGCAGGACAGGAGCGTTACAAGTCATTGGCACCAATGTATTATAGAAACGCCAATGCTGCATTATGTGTTTATGATATAACTAGTCGTAGCTCATTTCAAAAAGCCCAAGATTGGatcaaagaattgaaaaagcaAGCTCCAGAAGGTATTGTTATTGCTCTAGTTGGGAACAAGTCTGATTTAGACGATGAAAGAGAAGTCGAATCAAGTGAAGTGCAAGAGTATGTTCAAGAGCAAAATAGCGATGGCTGTTCTATAATTACTGCTGAATGTTCTGCTAAATCTGGAGATGGGGTTTTGGATGTATTTAACAAAATAGGAAGAGCTTTACCTGTGGACGAAGTTATAGATGCTAGTAGATCAAGACAAGGTGCTGGTGCTGGAGGAAGAAGACCAGGAGGTGTTGATTTGAATAGACCTAGAGGTCAAGTAAATCAAAGCAACTCTTGCTGTTAGAATTTGATatagttattattattcattaatcattattattcgAGCTTCTATTTTTACTTGATCAAAGCGAGTGCATGAACAAACATCTTCTCTTTCAACAGTAATCCTCTATAACACATTACACTACATTGGACACTAGatgacaaaaaaatgaagataagggaattaaaagatatatattttaaaaataattcatACACAATATACAACTTTTAACAATTCtagtttttcaaaacttcaGCGAATTGACCTTTAGATGGTTTAACTTTAGCTTGTTCAACCTTGGCAGAACCAACTTTTTCAGCAGCGTAAGCCTTGGCGTATGGGTTCAATCTCAACAAGACTTGTTTGTTCTTCAATGGGTTCTTCTTCAAGACGTGAGATTTCTTTTGGGTCTTTTCACCAGCTGGTCTAACAACGGCTTGGACTTCAGCGGAGTTAATCAATCTGGTAACATCAGTGTTAGAAATGATGTTAGATGGCAAGGTGTAACcagatttgattgatttggtGGAGTCAGAACCGTAGACAGAGTCCAATGATTCGAAAGCACCTTGGGTCCAGATGATGAATCTACCCAAGTGAGCACCTGGAGCCAATTGCAACAAACCCAAGTGTTTGACAGAAGCGGTTTCGACACCTGGAACGTTTCTCAAGGCTTTAACAATACCGTTGTCTTGAGCGTAAACAACCAATGGACCTCTTCTTTGGGTGAATCTTCTACCTCTCAATTTACCTTTACCGGCTCTCAATTTCTTGGATTTGATAACCTTGACAACATCTTTGTGGGCACCAACAGCCTTCAAAACAGCAACGGCATCCTTGGTTTTGGTGACGGATTCGAATTCGTTAGAGACAACCAATGGTAATTCTTTAACTTGTTCAACTCTGTGACCTCTAGCTAAAACCAAAGAAGTGACAGCAGAAGCAGCAATGGCAGAAGCGGTGGCATAACGTTTTTCGTTATGGTTAACTTTGACATTCCATCTTCTCCAAGTCTTGGTTGGAGCAAACATACGACCACCTCTACACATGTTACCAAAAGCAGCTTGACCGGAACGGTGagtaccaccaccaccaactcTTGGAATTCTGGCAACAGCTCTACCGGTACCCCA
This genomic stretch from Candida albicans SC5314 chromosome 1, complete sequence harbors:
- a CDS encoding uncharacterized protein (Ortholog(s) have chaperone binding, unfolded protein binding activity, role in chaperone-mediated protein complex assembly, protein import into mitochondrial intermembrane space, protein refolding and mitochondrial matrix localization) encodes the protein MSSILRSAKSLQPLFDRVLVQRLKPATKTSTGIYIPEKNQEKLNQATVIAVGPGITNTTTGQVIPVSVKAGDKVLLPSFGGNPVKVGEEEYLLYTDKEILAKIEEN
- the YPT52 gene encoding Rab family GTPase (Rab-family GTPase involved in vacuolar trafficking, colocolizes with Vps1p and Ypt53p in late endosome), which produces MSNKQSNQRFAQFKLVLLGESAVGKSSIVHRFVKNTFDDMRESTIGAAFLTQTITIPESETTIKFEIWDTAGQERYKSLAPMYYRNANAALCVYDITSRSSFQKAQDWIKELKKQAPEGIVIALVGNKSDLDDEREVESSEVQEYVQEQNSDGCSIITAECSAKSGDGVLDVFNKIGRALPVDEVIDASRSRQGAGAGGRRPGGVDLNRPRGQVNQSNSCC
- the RPL4B gene encoding 60S ribosomal protein uL4 (Ribosomal protein 4B; repressed upon phagocytosis by murine macrophage; Spider biofilm repressed); this translates as MSSRPQVSVISVKGEQGSSQLPLPAVFAAPVRPDLVHSVFVRVNKNKRQAYAVAENAGHQTSAESWGTGRAVARIPRVGGGGTHRSGQAAFGNMCRGGRMFAPTKTWRRWNVKVNHNEKRYATASAIAASAVTSLVLARGHRVEQVKELPLVVSNEFESVTKTKDAVAVLKAVGAHKDVVKVIKSKKLRAGKGKLRGRRFTQRRGPLVVYAQDNGIVKALRNVPGVETASVKHLGLLQLAPGAHLGRFIIWTQGAFESLDSVYGSDSTKSIKSGYTLPSNIISNTDVTRLINSAEVQAVVRPAGEKTQKKSHVLKKNPLKNKQVLLRLNPYAKAYAAEKVGSAKVEQAKVKPSKGQFAEVLKN